The Numenius arquata chromosome 7, bNumArq3.hap1.1, whole genome shotgun sequence genome has a window encoding:
- the FBXO48 gene encoding F-box only protein 48, whose protein sequence is MEGAGLPPAGRERGERGGGGGDDPGDFVAVLPPEVSCRIFGDLDVESLCQAAATCKGWHRVIEGNERLWRHHCLSVRAVCRREIDGDRGNGYSWKITLLRNYWKSKVKQEWLSGKYSNVPSQNSLPEKSMYPMDVDTWGEILEAELER, encoded by the exons atggagggggccGGGCTTCCCCCCGCCGGCCGGGAGAGGGGggaacgaggaggaggaggaggagacgacCCGGGCGACTTCGTGGCTGTCCTCCCCCCGGAGGTCAGCTGTCGGATTTTCGGCGACCTGGACGTGGAGAGCTTGTGTCAGGCGGCCGCGACGTGCAAGGGCTGGCACCGCGTCATCGAGGGCAACGAGCGCTTGTGGAGGCACCACTGCCTGAGCGTGAGGGCCGTCTGCCGGCGGGAGATCGACGGCGACCGCGGGAACGGCTATTCCTGGAAG ATCACCTTACTGAGAAACTACTGGAAAAGCAAAGTGAAGCAAGAATGGCTGAGCGGGAAATACAGCAATGTTCCTTCACAAAACAGCTTGCCAGAGAAAAGCATGTATCCGATGGACGTTGACACATGGGGAGAAATCCTGGAAGCAGAACTTGAGAGATGA